In Hydractinia symbiolongicarpus strain clone_291-10 chromosome 4, HSymV2.1, whole genome shotgun sequence, the following proteins share a genomic window:
- the LOC130641841 gene encoding uncharacterized protein LOC130641841: protein MLQQVKYKESIFRVFMYGDYEFLCAMYGITGANGRHSCLFCNITSKLMNIPVFTRKKFKKRSLATLEENLADFRESGGSPKNAKEFYNVIDNIFFDIPIDQVCIPGLHISLGVYQKMFKMFESSCQDYDVKIALLLATEDNELDSDYGDYIEVLKETNDLQQKLEDEKAKLANQQDQLNWLVISGGLQRNILTYEKSIIKTEKKITELELEISTLGNNKRILVGVGPCASSIDKTLQKMGVERQAYHGQSFIGNHVHKLLKKENIQNLTSSIKEIVAAQKHDDQLIHSVNLEMDKYDMLFTYFAEVHNIYNSAKYLSCEEILALEISINKFMMHLRTNWPKVNISPKLHMLEDHVTEFIAKWNVGFGFYGEQGGESLHHEINRMSSRYSCIKNPVERLRNTLKQHFVNVNPESSQLKPKIKKRKIAREE from the exons atgctgcaACAAGTCAAATATAAAGAGTCGATATTCCGTGTATTTATGTATGGCGACTACGAATTTCTGTGTGCAATGTATGGTATAACTGGTGCAAATG GGCGTCACAGCTGTTTGTTTTGCAACATTACCTCAAAACTAATGAACATCCCAGTGTTTACTCgcaagaaatttaagaaaaggTCACTGGCGACACTTGAAGAAAATTTAGCAGATTTCCGTGAAAGTGGTGGGAGCCCTAAAAATGCGAAAGAATTTTATAATGtcattgacaacatattttttgacataCCTATTGATCAA GTCTGTATTCCTGGTCTTCATATTTCCTTGGGTGTATatcaaaagatgtttaaaatgtttgagtCTTCTTGCCAAGACTATGATGTAAAAATAGCTCTGCTGTTGGCAACAGAAGACAATGAACTGGATTCAGATTATGGTGACTACATCGAAGTCCTTAAAGAAACAAATGACTTGCAGCAAAAGCTGGAAGATGAAAAAGCCAAATTAGCAAACCAGCAAGATCAGTTAAACTGGCTTGTAATATCTGGTGGCTTACAACGAAATATACTGACGTACgagaaaagtataataaaaactgaGAAGAAAATCACAGAATTAGAATTAGAAATCTCAACCTTGggaaacaacaaaagaattttagtgg GTGTTGGTCCTTGTGCTTCTTCAATAGATAAAACGCTGCAAAAAATGGGTGTTGAACGTCAGGCCTACCATGGCCAAAGTTTTATCGGCAACCATGTACATAAATTGCTAAAG AAAGAAAACATCCAAAATTTAACATCCAGCATTAAAGAGATTGTTGCAGCACAAAAGCATGATGACCAGCTTATTCACAGTGTGAATTTAGAAATGGATAAGTACGACATGTTATTTACTTACTTTGCAGAAGTTCATAACATTTACAATTCGGCAAAATATCTGTCATGTGAGGAAATACTGGCTTTAG AAATTTCAATTAATAAATTCATGATGCATCTGCGAACTAACTGGCCAAAAGTTAATATTTCACCAAAACTGCATATGCTTGAAGATCATGTCACTGAGTTCATAGCAAAATGGAATGTTGGATTTGGGTTTTATGGCGAACAAG gtggaGAAAGCTTGCATCATGAAATCAACAGGATGTCGAGCAGGTACAGCTGCATCAAAAACCCAGTGGAGCGGTTACGAAATACATTAAAGCaacattttgttaatgtaaatcCTGAATCGAGccaattaaaaccaaaaattaaaaaaagaaaaattgcacGTGAAGAATAA